One segment of Ureibacillus thermophilus DNA contains the following:
- a CDS encoding YaaR family protein, which produces MKINQDIRVGIKTNLPEINQQTETNNRFGELVFKQGQKLQNEQLTRLLGDISTAGDRVARSRNLRDLARFKMLVKRFLQEAVEYGLELKQSHTWNRFGEGRRLKIIKTIDDRLVELAQDILDEEKDTIELLDKIGEIKGLLINLYM; this is translated from the coding sequence GTGAAAATTAACCAAGATATACGGGTAGGAATAAAAACTAATTTACCTGAAATCAACCAGCAAACCGAGACAAATAACCGTTTTGGGGAGCTAGTTTTCAAGCAAGGGCAAAAATTGCAAAACGAGCAGTTGACGCGGTTGTTAGGAGATATTTCAACTGCCGGAGACCGGGTGGCAAGATCTAGAAACTTGCGCGATTTAGCTCGATTTAAAATGCTCGTGAAGCGTTTCTTGCAAGAAGCTGTTGAATATGGTCTTGAGCTGAAACAGTCCCACACTTGGAACCGATTTGGGGAAGGTAGAAGGCTGAAAATCATTAAAACGATTGACGACCGATTAGTAGAACTGGCTCAAGATATTTTAGACGAAGAAAAAGATACGATTGAATTGCTTGATAAAATCGGCGAAATTAAAGGTTTATTAATTAATTTATATATGTAA
- a CDS encoding cyclic-di-AMP receptor, translating into MKLIIAVIQDQDSNRLSNALMKQNYRATKLASTGGFLRSGNTTFLIGVDDQDVSKVLDIIRDNCRAREQMVTPVSPLGGNADTYIPYPIKVEVGGATVFVLPIEAYYHF; encoded by the coding sequence ATGAAATTGATCATTGCTGTCATTCAAGACCAGGATAGCAATCGACTGTCGAATGCGTTGATGAAGCAAAATTATCGGGCGACGAAATTAGCTAGTACAGGGGGATTCCTGCGCTCAGGGAACACCACTTTTCTCATTGGCGTAGATGATCAAGACGTTTCGAAAGTGCTCGACATTATTCGCGATAATTGCCGGGCAAGAGAGCAAATGGTCACTCCTGTTTCACCTCTTGGAGGAAATGCGGATACGTACATTCCTTATCCTATCAAGGTGGAAGTTGGCGGTGCAACGGTGTTTGTATTGCCAATAGAAGCATATTACCATTTTTAA
- a CDS encoding ISL3 family transposase: MSHHHSIRNLLNIKDKNITFDENFCAEELIKGVQSKVFYGQLTYQPKACYACGHVFDDQIIKHGFKTSLIKMPSVSGFHTYLKLRKQRYFCKHCHSTFTLKTSVVAKNCCISNNTKVSIALNAKDKISEKDIAIKHNVSHATVSRVIDSFYSYYQPNVHYLPKHLCFDEFKSVKSAAGAMSFIFCDSETGEIVDIVEDRRLHVLKEYFLRYSKKARDAVKTIVIDMYSPYISLIQEVFPKAEIVLDKFHILQLFSRALNKTRINVMNRDKKNYNKLKKYWKLLLKDQTKLDYKNYTYHRCFKKHMCEVEILHYLIDLDSELKASYELYQYVQHCIKIKDFELLKKTLENKQNIVSSYMKTAIKTINKYIKSIDRTTESSNPSAARNNRSLLALV; the protein is encoded by the coding sequence ATGTCTCACCATCATTCTATACGAAACCTACTCAATATAAAAGATAAAAATATCACATTTGATGAAAATTTTTGTGCAGAAGAACTCATTAAAGGGGTCCAATCAAAAGTCTTTTATGGCCAATTAACTTACCAACCAAAAGCGTGCTATGCTTGTGGACATGTCTTCGATGATCAAATCATTAAACACGGTTTTAAAACGTCTCTCATTAAAATGCCTAGTGTTTCAGGTTTTCATACCTATTTAAAATTGCGTAAACAGCGTTATTTCTGTAAACATTGTCATTCCACGTTTACTTTAAAAACGAGCGTCGTGGCTAAAAACTGTTGCATTTCCAACAATACCAAAGTATCGATTGCTTTAAACGCCAAAGATAAAATCTCCGAAAAAGATATTGCCATCAAACACAATGTATCTCATGCCACTGTCAGTCGAGTCATTGACAGCTTTTATAGTTACTATCAGCCGAATGTTCACTATCTTCCTAAGCACCTGTGTTTTGACGAGTTTAAATCCGTGAAATCCGCAGCTGGAGCGATGTCCTTTATTTTCTGCGACTCTGAAACAGGGGAGATTGTGGATATCGTGGAGGACCGGAGATTACATGTCCTCAAAGAATATTTCTTACGGTATTCCAAGAAGGCGAGAGATGCGGTAAAAACGATTGTCATCGATATGTACAGCCCTTATATTTCCTTAATCCAAGAAGTTTTCCCTAAAGCGGAAATCGTACTCGACAAATTCCATATCCTCCAACTATTTAGCAGAGCTTTAAACAAAACGCGCATCAACGTCATGAATCGGGATAAAAAGAATTACAATAAATTAAAAAAATACTGGAAGCTCCTTCTGAAAGATCAAACAAAACTTGATTATAAGAACTATACATATCATCGTTGCTTTAAAAAGCATATGTGTGAGGTGGAGATTCTCCACTATCTCATTGATTTAGATTCTGAATTAAAAGCGTCCTATGAGTTATATCAATACGTGCAACATTGCATAAAAATCAAAGACTTTGAGCTCCTAAAGAAAACATTAGAGAATAAACAAAATATCGTTTCCAGCTATATGAAAACCGCCATCAAGACAATCAACAAATACATCAAAAGTATTGACAGAACTACCGAATCTTCCAATCCATCAGCAGCCAGAAATAATCGATCGCTACTTGCCTTGGTCTAA
- a CDS encoding THUMP domain-containing class I SAM-dependent RNA methyltransferase, with translation MTKFQLVATSAMGLESIVADEVKALGYETKTENGKIYFEGDERAIARTNLWLRVADRVKIVAGQFFATTFDELFEQTKAIPWEQYLPVDANFPVSGKSVKSTLYSVPDCQAIVKKAIVERLKQAYKRIGYLDESGATFKIEVSILKDMVTLTIDTSGSGLHKRGYRVGQGDAPLKETLAAALVKISKWSPHRPFVDLFCGSGTIPIEAAMIGQNIAPGYNRDFISEEWDWMDQKIWDEARIEVEDLANYDQPLEIMGTDIDHRMVKIAKDNALEAGFSDLITFKQMQATDFTTTLTDGVIVSNPPYGERIGEREEIEMVIRELGNIMKNYPTWSVYMLSSMENFEELYGKKATKKRKLFNGFIRTDYYQFWGQKSNKQS, from the coding sequence ATGACAAAATTTCAACTAGTAGCGACTTCTGCGATGGGATTAGAATCGATTGTAGCAGATGAAGTGAAAGCATTAGGATATGAAACGAAGACGGAAAATGGAAAAATATATTTTGAAGGCGATGAGCGGGCCATAGCTAGAACCAATCTTTGGCTAAGGGTTGCCGATCGGGTAAAAATTGTTGCAGGTCAATTTTTTGCAACGACTTTTGATGAATTGTTTGAGCAGACAAAAGCAATCCCTTGGGAACAATATTTGCCGGTGGATGCCAACTTTCCGGTTAGCGGAAAATCCGTAAAATCCACATTATACAGTGTGCCCGATTGCCAAGCCATCGTAAAAAAAGCCATTGTTGAGCGGCTGAAACAAGCATATAAACGAATAGGGTATTTGGATGAATCAGGAGCAACTTTTAAAATTGAAGTATCAATTTTGAAAGATATGGTAACACTTACAATTGATACAAGCGGCTCTGGTCTTCATAAAAGAGGATATCGGGTAGGACAAGGGGACGCCCCATTAAAAGAAACGCTGGCAGCGGCATTAGTCAAAATTTCAAAATGGTCTCCCCATAGACCTTTTGTAGATTTGTTTTGCGGTTCTGGCACAATCCCTATTGAAGCGGCGATGATTGGCCAAAATATTGCGCCCGGTTATAACCGAGATTTTATCTCTGAAGAATGGGATTGGATGGATCAGAAAATTTGGGATGAAGCTCGAATCGAAGTGGAAGATTTAGCTAATTACGATCAGCCTCTTGAAATCATGGGGACAGATATCGACCATCGAATGGTAAAAATTGCAAAAGATAATGCCCTGGAAGCTGGTTTCAGTGATTTAATCACTTTTAAACAAATGCAAGCAACTGATTTTACAACGACTTTAACAGATGGGGTCATTGTGTCGAATCCTCCTTATGGCGAGCGGATTGGCGAGAGGGAGGAAATTGAAATGGTCATCCGTGAACTTGGAAACATTATGAAAAACTATCCGACATGGTCTGTCTACATGCTTTCTTCAATGGAAAACTTTGAGGAACTGTACGGCAAAAAAGCAACGAAAAAACGAAAATTATTTAATGGTTTCATTCGAACAGACTATTACCAGTTTTGGGGGCAAAAATCAAACAAACAGTCATAG